taattatCTTATATCTTGTATGCTAAAGTTTTTGTATCCATTTTTGTCATTGCTGAGTTAAAATCCTGCAAGCGCCACTGACTCTATGACTTTAAAGTTCTCCATTTAACTCTCAAATTTCTGGATTGTGTCattttgattttcttaaaaTCCAACcttctaatttttatttatttattgatcgGCAAAAACTTAGCATGGTGAAGAAGTTGAATCTGCTATTCCAATAAGGAAGACAAATTGAAATATTCAGATTAAAAATTGCTGCAATATATCTTGCATTAATTTGGTAATTGTACATTAGCACTTTAATTGAAAGAATAAGGATTAATACACATGAGCTTATTTACCCAAAAACGAAAAATACCCATGATCTTGTTGCGCCAGTTTACAAAATTACTCCGGGAAGAAAAGATAATCGAGAACCAAAAGATCACTTCGATTAAAATCAAGAAGCGAAAACGCGCTCATTGGTAAAACTGCGGACGATAGCATTCGGGGGGAAACCCTTGGGGAAATCGCGCGTAGTCGGTGCAGTAATTGTAAATCATATGCTTGTTCTGCGCCCGGGCGAGTTGTTTCTTGATTGTGTCGTTCAACGTTACGGGTTGCCATAACGGAGTGCTGGAGCCACACGAAGTTGATCCGTACGAGACTTTGCATGCATTCGCTTTCAAATTCCTGAAGGAAGCAGTGAAAGGAGCGTCCGCCCAATTGGTCTTTATTCTCCCGCCTTCCGTTGCCCAACTATCCCCGCACCAGATGCTCGAGTAGACGTTCATCGCTTGCGAATTCGGGAACGGAACGCCGATGGCTTCGTTATTGTTGAATATCCTTACCGCTTTATTATCCACCAACAAACTGCACGTACAAAGCATCGGAGTATTAGAAAGTGGCTAAGACCGGCCAGTGAAAACAACAAATCAATGCAGAACGAGTTGAGGAAAGATCTAAATGAAAGAGTTGAGGAAAGGCCGCGTTACAGGATGAGTTGGCGATTCCAAATGAAGGAGTACTTGTGGAATTTTAACGTGGGATCGAACCACAGAGAAAATTGTTGTTCCCGGCCGCCTACGCCGTTGGAGAAAATATTGGTGTGAAGTATATATGGTTGTCCTGTCACATTGCCTAAAAACTCCATATCGACCTCATCATGATATGGTCCTGAAGAGGATATCTGCATAGAAAGAAGAAAGTCATATTAGGTACATTACGTTAGTCTTGTGTGGGGGAAAAAAAGTTACGGATCtaactgaattttcttttctttgtttctttcagCAGCTTTGCTATGAAATAGAAAGGAGCTCAAATTGATAGTAGCGGGGAATGTGGAGCTTACATAGTATGTGGTGACGGTGCCGGCGGAATTGCCAGGAACAAGCTTGATGCGCATGTCGAACCTTCCGAATAGAAACCCATCGTAGGATTGGAAACCACAGCCGCCGGAGTTGTATAAAGACATCGTGACAGCTTTGCCGCTTTGTACATTAGCGAATTGACCGCCCCAGTAGAATTCGACATTTCGGTCGAATCTCAAAGCTGAGGCAGCCATTAGACTTGTCATGAACAATAGAACCAAAAGCAATGCAGAGGAAAAAAAGGACGacattgtagagagagagagagagagagagagagaggaatgtaCTTGTGTTTGATGGGTTTGAAGGTTGGGGTTTTATACATATGCGAGCGGAGGCTAATGATTGAGACGGTGAGTATATTATGGTCAGGAGGAAGCATCCTAAAGACGTGCACGTACCTTCTGATCGAACTTTTAACTTCCAATATTTGTGAAATTTACCTTGCATGGCAATTGCCAAAGACATTAAAGGGGGACAACATCATGTCGATATctataaaaaaagaattgcacTGAACAAAGATGCTATTTTCAGATCGGCAGCGATTTTAATCTCGTTATCTATTTCATCCGACGAGATC
The sequence above is drawn from the Rhododendron vialii isolate Sample 1 chromosome 6a, ASM3025357v1 genome and encodes:
- the LOC131329911 gene encoding xyloglucan endotransglucosylase protein 7-like, coding for MSSFFSSALLLVLLFMTSLMAASALRFDRNVEFYWGGQFANVQSGKAVTMSLYNSGGCGFQSYDGFLFGRFDMRIKLVPGNSAGTVTTYYISSSGPYHDEVDMEFLGNVTGQPYILHTNIFSNGVGGREQQFSLWFDPTLKFHKYSFIWNRQLILLLVDNKAVRIFNNNEAIGVPFPNSQAMNVYSSIWCGDSWATEGGRIKTNWADAPFTASFRNLKANACKVSYGSTSCGSSTPLWQPVTLNDTIKKQLARAQNKHMIYNYCTDYARFPQGFPPECYRPQFYQ